GCACTCTTTTCCTCTGCACCGCCAGCGAGCAAGCTTCCACTTGTGTTTGTTGATGGAGAGGTTGAAGGAGGTAATGTCAGAGAGGGAGGGGTAACCCGCCTGCTGTGTGAGGGCCCAGTATGTAGCGGGTCGATTACGATTGCGAAGTTACAGGAGCTTGCTACTCGATTTGACATAGATCAGGCCGTGATTACGGTTGTTCTTCGCAAGCGAACACGGTTCGGAAAAGATGTGTGTATTGGAAAGTTCATCAACGATCCGGAGGTGGTAGCGAATAATCTGAGTGAAGAACGACAGATCTGTACGCTCGATACTACGCCGGGCAATGAGAGTATCACTGCTGAAGGGTTTTTCGAGCCAGGAGGATATGGCACCGATGGCTCGCCGAGGTTCCATCTTTCTGTTGAAGGACTGGCGACAGATGAGAGGTATCGGGCATGTAGTCTGACGGGAACTGATCGTTACCAGCGAGTCTTCTCGTTTCGTCCCGTCGAGCTCGCATCAGCCGTAGATTCCGAGATTTATGGTTCCCTCAGTACAGATGGGCAGGCAGAGTTCGATGCCAATAAATATCTGTATAGCTATGAGCTTCGTCGCTCGTTGAGCAGTATTGTAACCGTTGCCCCTGCCAATAGTAATGCTCCCCGACTATTTCCTTCACTCTCATTGATTAACAAGAGTGTAAGTTCGACTTCAGCAAAAGCCACAAACAAAAAATGGAACAAGCGAACGCGCAAACGAAGGCGCGAGCGAAGAAGGAAGAAGAAGTTGAATAGTTCAAGAGAGCTCGTAGTGGCAAGTAGAGATATTGAGGTGTCAGCGAGCAGACGGCAGTCAGTGCTAGGATGGTTAAATTTTGATCCACTTGGCGCTACTGTGGTGATCAGTAAAAGTTGCCAGTCGAATGTTGTGGAAGATTCTATCGGGACATTGGTCTGTGGAAACGCTGCTGAGAATCCGAATCGAGAGTGTGAGACGTTTTCATTTGGGGATGAAACACTCGCTGCTACTGCGTGTCGGGAAGTCGAACCTACCTTGGGGACCCTCGTCATCCGGGTGCGGAGTGATTCCTCTCAGGATTTGACCGTTTGTCTCAATGGAGCAGCATTTGGAGAAACGGTATCAGTCAGTACCCAGAGTCAATCACCGAGTGGAGTGCGTTATGCTGGTCAGTTGAAGATAACGGATAGCGCTGCGCTCATAGCGGGTACAACGAACGGTGGAATCCCTTCTTATGAGTTCTCAGAAACGTCCATGAGTTCGGTCACGAGTGTTTCTCTAAGCTCAACTGGGGAGTGTGGCACAGTGCTCGGGACAGTAACTTTCTAGAAGTAGTAACCTTCTAGAAGTAGTGATGCTGAATGATTTACCACCCCATTTTTACGGCTATGAGGAGCGTTCTCCATACGCCCTGAATAGGGAGTCGCATCGTGTTCCATCTTCACAGGCGATGACGACTTCATAGACGATATCTGTAGAGGTCTCGGTAATGTTGTTGTACGCGAGTCGTTCGCTTAGCACGCAGGAAATTCCCGTTCCAAATAAGTCTCCTGTAAATGAGTCTTCTGCTTCGAGAGAATCAGACGCTCTCAGAGCACCATCGATAAATCCAAAAACAAGCTCATCAGCTTCAACTGAGTAGGTATCTCCATTTCTTGTCACGGTCTGCTGAGAAGTAAAGCCGACTCCTTCGTCATCTGGAGCAATTTTATCACACTCGTCAAGCAGTTCAGTAAAACGAACTGACCAGGTTCCGACTGGGTCTGCAGGCCCAATAGGTGATGTTGCCGGCGAGTCATTACATCCAACGAAGAATAATAATGGTCCAATACTGAGCAGAAGAAATAGCCCTAGAAACTTGCTCATTATATCCTCCTCTTTTTTTCTGATCATCTGTAATCTGCTCATCTTCTCTTTCCTTATCATACGTCTCTTCTGTGTCTTGACCAATATGATTTTCTTTTCCGTCAATGAGGCGTGAGGTTAATTCCCTTGCATCAAAAGATCGGATATTTCATACAGCGCCGCGAGCTCTTCTCTCCAGTAAAGAGGCGTTCCAAATTGTTCGAAAGTGCGCTGAAATATCGGATCATTCCACCGTCGTGCTATCCATCCTTCAAAGTGAATAATTCGAAGAGCCCTGAGCGGCTCTATGAGTCCCATCTCATGATGATGAAACTCTCGAAGTTCAGAATATGCTTCAATCAGGGTGTCTTGTCGTTTGTGGGACTCTTCGTCGCGGCCCGGGTTAAGAAGCCACAAGTCCTGAATAGCAGGTCCATACACCATGTCATCAAAGTCAAGGAGCATAGGGTTGTCATCTTGCCAGAGCACGTTGCCCAAGTGGCAGTCTCCATGAAGCCGAATAAGGGAGCACTCTTCAAGTCGTTTTTGAGCCACAGCAATAATCGGCTCTACTACCGAGCGAAAGGCAATTTTCGACTCCTCTGGGATGAAGTGTGATTCTAGTAAGAGTTCTACATTTCTCGTGCCGTAGGTATCCGCATTGAGGGTTGCCCGAGTTCGCGGCTCTATTTGTTGCGCAATATTATGAGTGCGAGCCAGTAGTCGTCCGATAGTCCTTAATTGATGTTCTGGTAGTTCTGCGCGGTGACGTCCCCCATATTTTTTATAAATACAAAAGAACAGTCCTGATTCAGGAAATTGGCGTAGCGTATCTCCATCTTCGAATCGAATAGGTGCAATAACAGGAATCTGATTCTCCTCAAGGAGCTTCAAAAGTGAATGCTCTTCCCGAATTTGAGCCTCGTTCCAGCGATTCGGACGATAGAACTTTGCAACCCGGTAGGTGTCATACACAGACTCTGAGGGCTGCGTCGGCAGTTCAATTTCAACTTGATATACCCTGTTTTCATAGCTGTTTAATGCCAGAGTCTTGCCAGTTGCTCGGACTCCAATTTGCTCGACGGCTTCTAGAACAACCGCCGGGTTTAAGTTGTAAAAGTGATCTTCTTGTACTGAAGATGCTAGCACGCTTCCTTCTCCGTTCGTCATCGTATGTAGGCCTTACTTTGAATCAAAGGTGATTTCTCCATCCCAGTCAGAAGTTTCGCTATCACGCCTTATCGAAATTTGCTGCAGATAGAGGTGCGCTGCGGTATCAAAAAAAGACTTACGCTCCGTGAGTGCGTGAAAGCCATCAGAGCACTCGTCCCAATTTCTTGCGTAGAACTCTCTGAGGGCAAACTCCCATAATTTTCTATCATCTTCAGATACCTCTGTCGGAACCACCGTCGAGATGGACACAGCCTGACTTTTTCCTTTCACCGCTACCTTTCCAATCAGACAGAGCGGGAAGGCATCGGAGAGTTTGTTCGCTACCGTCTCGGAGATCAGTATCTCAGTTCCAAAGTATTTGTTTAATCCTTCTAGCCGGGCAGCGAGGTTAACCGAGTCGCCGATTGCTGTGTAATCAAATCGTCGTTGTGAGCCGAGGTTTCCAACAACCATAGGGCCCGAATGAATGCCAAAGCGGGTATGGAGCTTGGGATACTTCCCGATTTCATTGAATGCAACGACTCGTTCTCGAATCTTGATAGCTGTGGCAACGGTCTGTGCCTCGTGATCGAGAATTGGAACGGGTGCTCCCCAAAGAGCAAATACAGCATCTCCAATAAACTTAATGAGTGTTCCCCGAGTTTCAAAAATTGCGTCCATAACTTCAGAGAAATACTCATTCAGCATGCGGACAACCTCTTCAGCATCCATTGATTCGCTGATATTGGTGAAATCAGCGATATCAGTAAAGAGCGCAGTGGCGGTAATCGTTTCTCCTCCAAGGTTGAGCGCATCTGGATTTTGGGAAACTTCTTTCGCCATCTCTGGAGTAAGATAGTGCGAAAAGGCTCTTTCGGTCTGCCGCTGCCGTTTTCGAGCGAGGAGGTATGAAAGCACTGTCGCTATCAGATAAATGACGGGTGCTATGATAGCGGTGAGGGTGATTCCAGGAACAAATGTCATTTCCCTCGTGAAGGAGAAATATGCAAAAGAGCTCCATCCAAAGATTGTAGCGATAAGAAGAAGGAGTCCGTATCCAGGCGGAAGTGCAAACAGTGCGAGCGCTATGAGCATCGTTGCGATGCCATAATAGAGCGCCTCAGTTGAGAACGGGAATCGCTGAAGCCATTGCGAGTGAAGAAGATTGAGAGCAGCTGTTGCATGAATCTCTACACCAAACGTATCACCACGGCTCGTAAAGGGTGTTAGGAATGCATCTTTTTGAGCGGGACCCGTATCGGTCTGTAACGCTAAGCCAATGAAGATAGTTTTTCCTGTAAACTCTTCATCGAGAAAAAACTCTTCATCAAGCGCATCTGAGTATGAATAGGTTTTGATGGTTCGTGATGGCCCATAGAACCAGATGAGATCGTTTTCATCCGGTAAAGGCGATCCAGCACGAAGATTTGCTCCTGCCTGTGCCAGGCTTCGATATCGTATCCCGCTCGCGGGATCGGTAAACTCCGGAGTAAAGCGACGAATATGCCTCTTATCTGTTCGTTTTTTTACGATCGAGAGTTCACCAACGGTTTTTTGAAAGGACTGATAGGGGAGGTAGACTTCTTCTCGCTCAACCTCTCCGGCAACGGGAGCCACTTCTACTCCAATCACTGTGGGGAGTAATCCGAAAGCAGAGGCTAATCGCTGATCGGTCTCCTGATCACCACTCGGACCGCCGAAAATGACGTCGAATATGACTCTCTCTGCGCCTGCTCGCGCGAGTCGTTCTAGAAGTTGAGCATGAAGTTCTCGGGGCCACGGCTTGTGCATGGGCACCTGTAGGGTGTTATAGCTCTCTTCATCGATTGCTATCAGAATAATATCCTCTGGTGGGGCTTCTTCGCCTCGAAGGAAGAACATGAGATCCAGCCCGCGATATTCAAGCTCCTGAAACCAGGGAGTGCGATACAGCAAGCTACCAAGCAGAGCAATGCTAACGGCTAGGGTGCTTCTTAATAGCCATTTTTGAATGGACGAATACATGAGCCTAAAAGTTTACCGAGAGATCTGTTAAGAATCCAATACCGCTTGGAGGATCTGTAAATCGACTACGTGAGGCAAAGGGAGCTTCTTCATCAAGCACGTTAACGAGTTGCAGTCGTAATTGACCTTTTCGATGAGGGAGCCTATATCCAACCCCAGCATTGAGTATCCAAAAATCTTCGTTTCCATCATTGAAACCAAGTACGCCATTCAGGTCTTGGCGATACCAGTCAACATCAGTGAGAGCGAACCATCGCGACGAGCTAAAGAAACGCGCCCCAAGCCGTACTCGATTCGTGTCATTCTCTTCAGAGATATCCAGTGCCTCAAGATACTCTCTGCGATATTCTGCTATTCCTGTGAAATGCTCTGAAAAGATCGTATAGAAATATGCTCTTACGAGGTGCTCTCTCTCTTGTTCAGTCTGGAGCGTGGGGGTGAGAGAGAACGTGTCCTGAAGAGTGGTAGCATCCGTCACAAACTCTGTAAGGATATCGATTCCGTCTCTATCAATATCTCGATAGGCATATTCAATTCCAGTGTAGAAATGTTTCGGGTCTTTGTAGTCTATCCCAATTCCAAACGTCTCGGTTTCAACTCCTGGGAGATCGCCAAGCAATTGAATGAAGCTTCCCACGAGAACGGGCTCAATGGAACCAATATCATTAACTGAACTCGTGCCAAGAGTCTGAAAGTAGGCACCACGGATGGTAAGTGCATCAGTCGGAGTATACGTAAAGCCAAGTTTTGGCGAGAGCTTGCTCTTACTTCTTCTACCACCAATGAAAGGAGCTACGGTATCAAATGCAGGGAGTTCAATGTCTCGATAATTCAGTCCGAAAGTGAAGGAAAGAGAGCTTGAAAGATTCTGATTAAAATACGTGTAGAGTGAGTGTGTGTTCGTATTGTAGGCAGCAGCACTGTCTCGAGAAGCAGGAATACCATCAAAAAATAAGGAAGAGTCCTCAGTGATAAGGCTCTTTTCTTCCCCGACACCATCAGTATACAGATACTCAACACCACTCACGAGCGAGTAAGCAGCGGTTTTGT
The sequence above is a segment of the bacterium genome. Coding sequences within it:
- a CDS encoding serine/threonine protein kinase, producing the protein MTNGEGSVLASSVQEDHFYNLNPAVVLEAVEQIGVRATGKTLALNSYENRVYQVEIELPTQPSESVYDTYRVAKFYRPNRWNEAQIREEHSLLKLLEENQIPVIAPIRFEDGDTLRQFPESGLFFCIYKKYGGRHRAELPEHQLRTIGRLLARTHNIAQQIEPRTRATLNADTYGTRNVELLLESHFIPEESKIAFRSVVEPIIAVAQKRLEECSLIRLHGDCHLGNVLWQDDNPMLLDFDDMVYGPAIQDLWLLNPGRDEESHKRQDTLIEAYSELREFHHHEMGLIEPLRALRIIHFEGWIARRWNDPIFQRTFEQFGTPLYWREELAALYEISDLLMQGN
- a CDS encoding adenylate/guanylate cyclase domain-containing protein is translated as MYSSIQKWLLRSTLAVSIALLGSLLYRTPWFQELEYRGLDLMFFLRGEEAPPEDIILIAIDEESYNTLQVPMHKPWPRELHAQLLERLARAGAERVIFDVIFGGPSGDQETDQRLASAFGLLPTVIGVEVAPVAGEVEREEVYLPYQSFQKTVGELSIVKKRTDKRHIRRFTPEFTDPASGIRYRSLAQAGANLRAGSPLPDENDLIWFYGPSRTIKTYSYSDALDEEFFLDEEFTGKTIFIGLALQTDTGPAQKDAFLTPFTSRGDTFGVEIHATAALNLLHSQWLQRFPFSTEALYYGIATMLIALALFALPPGYGLLLLIATIFGWSSFAYFSFTREMTFVPGITLTAIIAPVIYLIATVLSYLLARKRQRQTERAFSHYLTPEMAKEVSQNPDALNLGGETITATALFTDIADFTNISESMDAEEVVRMLNEYFSEVMDAIFETRGTLIKFIGDAVFALWGAPVPILDHEAQTVATAIKIRERVVAFNEIGKYPKLHTRFGIHSGPMVVGNLGSQRRFDYTAIGDSVNLAARLEGLNKYFGTEILISETVANKLSDAFPLCLIGKVAVKGKSQAVSISTVVPTEVSEDDRKLWEFALREFYARNWDECSDGFHALTERKSFFDTAAHLYLQQISIRRDSETSDWDGEITFDSK